A single genomic interval of Helianthus annuus cultivar XRQ/B chromosome 6, HanXRQr2.0-SUNRISE, whole genome shotgun sequence harbors:
- the LOC110920053 gene encoding MATH domain and coiled-coil domain-containing protein At3g58260-like, with the protein MIELLDDDDVGDGEDVGVSAGVGPKQVQCELAENVSPMSNSLEKSTYQSDIVCVQGYKVKRSNATILEAIFKKHGDIASTCVFKTSSTRTHFLEVVCEVVKWIQTNNMTEMVEDIECQVSDAEAVNINVSWIRAHFEAFNKRKKTSKKYSLLLEMKSKISLAKRVAQMDLRERCAELTGAQERFEKAERCVKVMHLVKNNLNDKILESKAKLDSWVKLYRLIRSCNGV; encoded by the exons TTActggatgatgatgatgttggtgATGGTGAGGATGTTGGTGTCAGCGCCGGTGTAGGCCCCAAGCAGGTGCAATGTGAGTTGGCTGAAAATGTGTCTCCTATGTCAAATTCT TTGGAAAAGTCAACTTATCAAAGTGACATAGTTTGTGTCCAAGGCTACAAAGTGAAGCGAAGTAACGCAACAATTCTTGAAGCCATTTTCAAAAAACACGGTGACATTGCATCTACTTGCGTATTCAAAACATCTTCCACAAGAACACATTTCCTCGAGGTTGTTTGTGAAGTTGTCAAATGGATCCAAACCAATAATATGACTGAGATGGTGGAAGATATAGAGTGCCAAGTGTCGGATGCAGAAGCCGTCAACATTAACGTGTCATGGATTCGAGCGCACTTTGAAGCCTTTAACAAAAGGAAGAAGACCAGTAAAAAGTACAGTTTGCTTTTGGAGATGAAATCAAAGATCAGTTTGGCTAAAAGAGTTGCACAAATGGATCTCAGAGAAAGATGCGCAGAGCTAACGGGTGCGCAAGAACGATTTGAAAAGGCTGAAAGATGTGTGAAAGTAATGCATCTTGTTAAAAACAATCTAAATGACAAAATCTTGGAGTCTAAAGCTAAACTGGACTCATGGGTAAAGTTGTATAGGCTAATTAGATCATGTAATGGTGTGTAA